One genomic segment of Rivularia sp. PCC 7116 includes these proteins:
- a CDS encoding DUF3285 domain-containing protein has translation MSDSSTKEDKPSYTKLAMRNMVQKGGTSLKHFALTTVGLLAVLVGLAYLTR, from the coding sequence ATGAGCGATTCTTCTACCAAGGAAGATAAACCTAGTTATACTAAACTGGCTATGCGGAATATGGTGCAAAAGGGTGGCACCTCGCTAAAACATTTTGCACTTACTACTGTTGGACTGCTCGCTGTTTTGGTTGGTCTTGCTTATCTAACTCGTTAA
- a CDS encoding aminodeoxychorismate/anthranilate synthase component II, protein MLIVIDNYDSFTYNLVQYLGELAVNFSVAKQIKVFRNNKISLGDIRALKPDGIVISPGPGKPEDAGISLKLIEELGADYPILGVCLGHQSIGQVFGGKIVSAPELMHGKTSEVFHAGVGVFRGLDNPMTATRYHSLVIERDTIPDTLEITAWVEDGTIMGVRHRNFPHIEGVQFHPESILTNSGKQLLQNFLEKLPLISK, encoded by the coding sequence GTGCTGATAGTCATAGATAACTACGACAGCTTTACCTATAATTTGGTACAATATTTAGGGGAATTAGCTGTAAACTTTTCTGTTGCAAAACAGATTAAAGTGTTTCGTAACAATAAGATATCTTTAGGTGACATCCGGGCATTGAAGCCGGATGGTATAGTAATATCTCCGGGTCCTGGAAAACCGGAAGATGCAGGAATTTCTTTAAAATTAATAGAAGAATTAGGTGCAGATTATCCAATTTTGGGCGTATGTTTGGGGCATCAAAGTATAGGTCAGGTGTTTGGTGGTAAGATAGTTTCTGCTCCAGAGTTGATGCACGGTAAAACTTCAGAAGTTTTTCATGCAGGGGTAGGAGTTTTTCGGGGATTAGATAATCCGATGACCGCAACCAGGTATCATAGTTTGGTAATAGAGCGAGATACAATTCCGGATACGTTGGAAATTACTGCCTGGGTTGAAGATGGAACAATTATGGGAGTACGACACAGGAACTTTCCTCACATAGAAGGTGTCCAATTTCATCCAGAGAGTATCCTGACGAATTCGGGAAAGCAATTATTGCAAAACTTTCTAGAAAAATTACCTTTGATAAGTAAATGA
- a CDS encoding family 10 glycosylhydrolase, whose protein sequence is MSSKKKEPSGCGCLNIPISVIVLFLGGGIWLFTQRDNLGISKIIPDSEQLNIPFISAKPTQDNSKLPSNPAPVVSSNPKQSTQKLPSNPAPIASPKPIPKVTPAPTVSQSPEIKTQTKAVAIKPKPVPKTPWEKKEIRGIYLSRYQVTNNASEQMIRQRVRYYKSKGFNTIIHGVWGNACTMYKSEVMQKTLGFKSCPNLFRDKWLDWLIDEAHKQGMEVHAYFEKGIKIDKNSPIFDLAVEKRWIVAGIDKTYAGIDHYVLDVEIPEVANFFKDILVEFVQKYPKIDAVQWDDYLGYHAELPGKVNRTDKLTKFTQQMITAMKQANPSVSFDICHHNPYWAKRYFAADYQKWKVDRIFIQAYNEKGFQDELNYAKKVDGIAISDRQFHRVEELVKNKEIKSILVFPIAGKPRETAAELNKLISK, encoded by the coding sequence ATGTCGAGTAAAAAGAAAGAGCCAAGCGGATGCGGATGTTTAAATATTCCAATATCAGTAATCGTACTGTTTTTAGGAGGTGGCATCTGGCTATTTACTCAGAGAGATAACTTAGGTATCAGCAAAATTATTCCTGATAGCGAGCAATTAAATATTCCTTTTATTTCTGCAAAACCTACTCAGGATAATTCAAAACTTCCTTCAAATCCGGCTCCAGTTGTTTCTTCAAATCCCAAACAATCAACTCAGAAACTTCCTTCAAATCCGGCTCCAATTGCTTCTCCAAAACCGATACCAAAAGTAACTCCCGCTCCTACAGTTTCTCAATCTCCAGAAATCAAAACTCAGACAAAAGCAGTTGCTATTAAACCCAAACCAGTACCTAAGACACCTTGGGAGAAAAAAGAAATTAGGGGAATTTATCTAAGTCGCTACCAAGTTACTAATAATGCTAGCGAGCAAATGATTCGTCAAAGAGTTCGTTACTACAAGAGTAAAGGATTTAATACTATCATTCATGGTGTTTGGGGAAATGCTTGCACCATGTATAAAAGCGAAGTCATGCAGAAAACCCTCGGCTTTAAAAGTTGTCCCAATCTGTTTCGAGATAAATGGTTGGATTGGTTAATTGATGAAGCCCACAAACAGGGAATGGAAGTTCATGCTTATTTTGAAAAAGGAATAAAAATCGATAAGAATAGTCCGATATTCGATTTAGCAGTTGAGAAAAGATGGATTGTTGCCGGTATAGATAAAACCTATGCTGGAATCGATCATTATGTACTTGATGTTGAGATTCCTGAAGTTGCGAATTTCTTTAAAGATATTTTAGTCGAATTTGTACAAAAATATCCCAAAATTGATGCAGTTCAATGGGATGATTATTTAGGTTATCATGCAGAATTACCAGGTAAAGTTAATCGCACCGATAAATTAACGAAATTTACCCAGCAAATGATAACTGCAATGAAGCAAGCAAACCCTTCAGTTAGTTTTGATATTTGTCATCATAATCCTTATTGGGCTAAAAGATATTTCGCTGCTGATTATCAAAAATGGAAGGTTGATAGAATTTTTATTCAGGCATATAACGAAAAAGGTTTTCAAGATGAATTAAATTACGCTAAAAAGGTTGATGGAATTGCCATAAGTGACAGACAGTTTCATCGTGTAGAAGAATTAGTTAAGAATAAAGAGATTAAGAGTATTTTAGTATTTCCCATTGCTGGGAAGCCTAGAGAAACGGCTGCTGAACTAAATAAATTGATATCGAAATAG
- a CDS encoding MBL fold metallo-hydrolase produces the protein MKRRQLMGYAGAGLAGALFANLGSGLRVNAQSGGSLSIKWLGHTSFLFTGGGTTILVNPFRTIGCTAGYRPPKVTADLVLISSQLLDEGAVEGLPGSPKLMYQPGVYQFKGIKFQGIAIDHDRIGGKRFGINTAWQWKQAGVNILHLGGAAAPISLEQKILMGRPDVLLVPVGGSAKAYNAEEARKAIQILNPKLVVPTHYRTQAADNDNCDIAPLDDFLNVMGGMKVRRSNSDTISVSPGKIPENSTIQVFSYNF, from the coding sequence ATGAAACGACGACAGTTGATGGGCTACGCTGGAGCGGGGTTAGCAGGTGCGTTGTTTGCTAACTTAGGTTCTGGGTTGCGAGTAAATGCCCAATCTGGTGGCTCGCTATCAATTAAATGGTTGGGGCATACTAGCTTTTTGTTTACGGGTGGCGGCACAACAATTTTAGTAAACCCTTTTCGTACTATAGGCTGTACTGCTGGCTATCGTCCACCCAAGGTTACTGCTGATTTAGTATTAATTAGCAGTCAACTTTTAGATGAAGGTGCGGTGGAGGGTTTACCCGGAAGCCCTAAATTAATGTATCAACCGGGGGTTTACCAGTTTAAAGGAATTAAGTTTCAAGGCATAGCGATAGATCACGATCGCATTGGTGGAAAACGTTTTGGAATAAATACAGCTTGGCAGTGGAAGCAAGCAGGAGTTAATATCTTGCATTTAGGAGGAGCTGCTGCACCTATTTCATTAGAGCAGAAAATTTTGATGGGTCGTCCTGACGTGCTATTAGTACCTGTAGGTGGTAGTGCTAAGGCTTATAATGCTGAGGAAGCCAGAAAAGCAATTCAGATTCTGAATCCTAAGTTGGTAGTTCCTACTCATTATCGTACCCAAGCTGCTGACAACGATAATTGTGATATTGCACCTTTAGATGATTTTCTAAATGTAATGGGTGGAATGAAGGTACGCCGTAGTAACAGCGATACTATTAGCGTAAGCCCTGGTAAAATACCAGAAAATAGCACAATTCAGGTTTTTAGCTACAACTTTTAA
- a CDS encoding diacylglycerol kinase, protein MSQQISSSPKTNRLETVVSKQRDLSWAVASNLFVSFKYAWAGITYAFQTQRNFRIHVSVCALAIGLSVFLHLKPVEVAVIAVTSGLVLALELLNTAVESVVDLTVEQKYHELAKIAKDCAAGAVLVSALVALLVAAMLILPPLFELILSSL, encoded by the coding sequence ATGTCCCAGCAAATTTCATCTTCACCCAAAACAAACCGTTTAGAAACCGTAGTGTCTAAACAAAGAGATTTATCTTGGGCAGTTGCCTCCAACTTGTTTGTCAGTTTTAAATATGCTTGGGCTGGAATTACCTATGCTTTCCAAACTCAGCGTAATTTTCGCATTCACGTATCTGTTTGCGCTTTGGCAATTGGTTTGAGCGTTTTTTTACATCTGAAGCCGGTAGAAGTAGCAGTAATCGCAGTTACTAGCGGCTTAGTTTTAGCTTTGGAACTGTTAAATACTGCTGTTGAATCTGTTGTTGATTTGACTGTCGAGCAAAAGTATCATGAATTAGCGAAAATTGCTAAAGACTGTGCTGCTGGTGCGGTATTAGTATCGGCTTTGGTCGCATTATTAGTTGCTGCTATGCTTATATTGCCTCCTTTGTTCGAGTTGATTCTATCGTCTCTGTGA
- the ybeY gene encoding rRNA maturation RNase YbeY: protein MDKQLCVEVYVQDNFYQSSPTEPVENDDENLPIGVKTWENWFCKWMHMMQCDIQASSAYEIGLRLTNDSEIQTLNYQYRNQDKPTDVLAFAALEVDSPHVTEMETEDEPLYLGDIIVSVDTAQRQAIQQKHSLKTELAWLSSHGFLHLIGWDHPDEESLQRMLEKQVMLLKTLSIEVDIE, encoded by the coding sequence GTGGATAAACAGCTTTGTGTTGAGGTTTACGTGCAGGATAATTTTTATCAATCTTCTCCAACAGAGCCTGTGGAGAATGACGATGAGAACTTGCCTATTGGTGTAAAAACTTGGGAAAACTGGTTTTGTAAGTGGATGCATATGATGCAATGCGATATTCAGGCATCCTCTGCTTACGAAATTGGGCTACGCTTGACTAATGATTCAGAAATTCAAACCCTGAATTATCAATACCGCAATCAAGATAAGCCCACAGATGTTTTGGCTTTTGCGGCTTTAGAAGTAGATTCTCCACATGTAACAGAAATGGAAACCGAGGATGAACCTTTATACCTTGGCGATATCATAGTTTCTGTTGATACTGCTCAAAGGCAAGCTATACAACAAAAACATTCATTAAAAACAGAACTTGCTTGGCTGTCATCTCACGGTTTCCTACATTTAATAGGCTGGGATCATCCTGATGAAGAAAGTTTACAGCGAATGCTAGAAAAGCAAGTAATGCTACTGAAGACATTAAGTATTGAGGTAGACATAGAATAG